One window of Chamaesiphon minutus PCC 6605 genomic DNA carries:
- a CDS encoding clan AA aspartic protease: protein MIAGRVTEGRATVPVTFRMPDRSGFSIEFVIDTGFTGSLCLPPEAIAVLGLPFQYEVPANLANNSNVFLKVYTATILWKGETQEVNVFAAGRKPLLGVGMMSGNELYVHFIEGGAVSIE, encoded by the coding sequence ATGATCGCGGGAAGGGTTACTGAAGGTCGAGCGACTGTCCCAGTTACATTTAGGATGCCAGATCGATCGGGTTTTAGTATTGAGTTTGTCATCGATACAGGTTTTACGGGTAGTCTCTGCCTGCCGCCAGAAGCGATTGCTGTATTAGGATTACCGTTTCAGTACGAAGTTCCTGCCAATCTTGCCAATAACAGTAATGTTTTTCTCAAAGTTTATACGGCGACAATCCTCTGGAAAGGCGAAACGCAAGAAGTTAATGTATTTGCTGCTGGACGGAAACCGTTGTTGGGAGTAGGGATGATGTCAGGAAATGAGCTTTACGTTCATTTTATTGAAGGCGGTGCCGTCTCCATTGAGTAA
- a CDS encoding DUF6064 family protein has translation MPRIPFTTEQFIQIFEKYNHAIYPFQFALILVAVATVFLATSRKAFASKLISCSLGFLWLWMGIVYHLIFFTAISPPAYLFGTLFIIQGLLFLYEGVVRNRLTFRAGQNLYSIFAAIFIAYALVFYPLIGYVLGRTFLASPTFGTPCPTVIFTFGLLLWTDKRFRLSLFIIPVLWSLVGTSAALSFGIKEDFGLLVAGTIGTTVIIRHNLSPKTEKVL, from the coding sequence ATGCCTAGAATACCTTTTACCACCGAACAATTTATTCAGATATTCGAGAAGTATAATCACGCTATATATCCGTTTCAGTTTGCACTAATTCTAGTAGCGGTCGCTACAGTTTTCCTAGCAACAAGTCGAAAAGCATTCGCGAGCAAACTTATTTCATGCTCACTTGGTTTTCTTTGGCTGTGGATGGGGATTGTTTATCATTTAATTTTCTTTACAGCAATCAGTCCACCCGCATATCTGTTCGGTACATTATTCATTATTCAAGGCTTATTATTTTTATACGAAGGTGTAGTCAGGAATCGGTTAACTTTTCGAGCTGGCCAAAATTTATATAGTATTTTCGCTGCAATTTTCATTGCTTATGCTCTGGTATTTTATCCGTTAATTGGCTATGTGCTAGGACGGACTTTTCTGGCATCACCTACATTCGGCACGCCTTGTCCGACAGTAATTTTTACGTTTGGATTGCTGCTTTGGACAGATAAAAGATTTCGATTGAGTTTATTCATTATTCCAGTTTTATGGTCGCTTGTCGGAACTTCTGCGGCATTGAGTTTTGGAATTAAAGAAGATTTTGGGCTGCTTGTCGCTGGAACGATCGGCACAACAGTTATTATTAGGCACAATTTATCACCAAAAACAGAGAAAGTATTATGA
- a CDS encoding phytoene desaturase family protein, whose amino-acid sequence MKSLMKHKCGDAIVIIGAGIAGLAAGCYAQMNGYQTQIFEMHDRPGGLCTAWQRQGFVFDGCIHYLFGSARGQPFYQLWEELGVVPQQQFVHHDELLRVSEPDGKTLIVYSNPDLLEQHLKELSPLDRRLISDFCMGIRTFTRFDLSLLQQQPKALMQLGDWGKLARKMLPFVCPLARWGNLSAADFAEKFQDPFLRRAIPQMFGWEDIPVMVGMSLLAYMHTKNAGFPLGGSLQFAEKIADRYLELGGEIHYESQVEKIVIEKHQAIGVRLYNNEECYADRVISACDGHNTLFSLIDRQYVPREIQRYYDGHLPIHSQLQVSLGVNRDLSAEPHWTTHLLAEPVVIAGEERYEIGVKHYCFDPSLAPQEKSVLMVVLTTNYEYWQRIYGRSIYDAEEIQESQILIDILERFYPGIKDDIEFIDVATPLTYERYTGNWQGSSCGWLLTKQTLPLSIKGLPKTLPNLRNFYAIGQWVEPGGSVPVVAMSGRNIIQQICREDNRIFRATIPIFTQRI is encoded by the coding sequence ATGAAATCTCTCATGAAGCATAAATGCGGTGACGCGATCGTCATTATTGGGGCGGGAATTGCTGGGCTAGCCGCAGGTTGCTATGCCCAGATGAATGGTTATCAAACTCAGATCTTTGAGATGCACGATCGACCAGGTGGACTCTGTACGGCATGGCAGCGACAGGGATTTGTGTTTGACGGTTGCATTCACTATTTGTTTGGCTCTGCACGAGGACAGCCTTTCTACCAGCTCTGGGAGGAACTTGGCGTTGTGCCACAGCAACAATTTGTCCATCACGATGAATTACTGCGTGTGAGCGAACCCGACGGGAAAACTTTAATTGTCTACAGTAATCCCGATCTATTGGAGCAGCATTTAAAGGAATTATCACCGCTAGATCGACGATTAATTAGCGATTTCTGTATGGGGATTCGCACTTTTACTCGCTTCGACTTGTCACTACTTCAACAGCAGCCCAAAGCATTGATGCAGTTAGGAGACTGGGGAAAGTTAGCACGGAAAATGTTGCCATTTGTCTGCCCACTGGCGCGGTGGGGAAACCTTTCAGCAGCAGATTTTGCCGAAAAGTTTCAAGATCCCTTTCTCCGCCGCGCCATTCCCCAGATGTTTGGCTGGGAAGATATTCCTGTGATGGTAGGAATGTCATTACTAGCTTATATGCACACCAAAAATGCTGGCTTTCCGCTAGGTGGATCGCTCCAATTTGCCGAAAAGATTGCCGATCGCTATTTGGAATTAGGCGGTGAAATTCACTACGAATCGCAAGTAGAAAAGATTGTAATTGAGAAACATCAGGCGATTGGGGTGCGGTTGTATAACAACGAAGAATGCTATGCAGATCGAGTGATTTCCGCTTGTGATGGTCACAATACACTTTTCAGTTTAATAGATCGACAATATGTCCCCCGCGAGATCCAACGTTACTATGATGGACATTTGCCGATTCATTCCCAACTACAGGTATCACTGGGCGTAAATCGCGATCTATCAGCAGAACCGCATTGGACTACTCATTTGCTGGCTGAACCTGTAGTAATTGCGGGGGAGGAGCGGTACGAGATTGGGGTCAAACACTATTGCTTCGATCCATCTTTAGCACCACAGGAAAAATCGGTACTGATGGTAGTGCTGACGACTAATTATGAGTATTGGCAACGCATTTATGGTCGATCGATCTACGATGCAGAGGAAATCCAAGAATCACAAATTCTTATCGATATTTTAGAGCGATTTTATCCTGGTATTAAGGATGATATTGAATTTATAGATGTGGCTACACCACTCACCTACGAACGTTATACGGGCAACTGGCAAGGATCGAGTTGTGGTTGGCTCCTGACCAAACAAACCCTCCCATTATCGATAAAAGGCTTGCCGAAAACTTTACCTAATCTACGGAATTTTTATGCGATCGGGCAATGGGTCGAACCAGGTGGGAGTGTGCCAGTGGTGGCAATGTCGGGACGTAATATTATTCAGCAAATTTGTCGGGAAGACAACCGAATTTTTAGGGCTACAATACCCATTTTTACTCAAAGAATATAA